A window of the Halichoerus grypus chromosome 2, mHalGry1.hap1.1, whole genome shotgun sequence genome harbors these coding sequences:
- the FTMT gene encoding ferritin, mitochondrial — translation MLPCFLFLSKNISLSLVSLRSARRGFALLPLWVSRRPSRPGPTAPLRLLAAAASSWDPAGPASAHSRVRQNFHPDSEAAINRQINLELYASYVYLSMAYYFSRDDVALNNFARYFLRQSREETQHAEKLMRLQNQRGGRICLQDIKKPDQDDWESGLNAMECALLLEKNVNQSLLELHTLASDKGDPHLCDFLETHYLNEQVKSIKELGDHVQNLVKMGAPDSGLAEYLFDKHTLGDENNQN, via the coding sequence ATGCTGCCCTGCTTCTTGTTCCTCTCCAAGAATATCAGCCTCTCGCTGGTGTCCCTGCGCAGCGCGCGTCGGGGCTTCGCGCTCCTGCCGCTCTGGGTCTCCAGGCGCCCCTCGCGCCCCGGGCCCACTGCCCCCCTGCGCCTGCTGGCCGCAGCCGCCTCCTCCTGGGACCCAGCTGGGCCCGCCTCCGCCCACTCCCGGGTGCGCCAGAACTTCCACCCCGACTCCGAGGCTGCCATCAACCGCCAGATCAACCTGGAGCTCTATGCGTCCTACGTGTACTTGTCCATGGCCTATTACTTCTCCCGAGATGACGTGGCCCTGAACAACTTCGCCAGGTATTTCCTTCGCCAGTCCCGGGAGGAGACCCAGCACGCGGAAAAGCTGATGAGGCTGCAGAACCAGCGGGGAGGCCGGATCTGCCTGCAGGACATCAAGAAACCTGACCAGGACGACTGGGAAAGCGGGCTGAATGCCATGGAGTGTGCGCTGCTCTTGGAAAAGAACGTGAACCAGTCGTTGCTCGAATTGCACACTCTGGCCTCAGACAAAGGTGACCCCCATTTGTGCGACTTCCTGGAAACTCACTATCTGAATGAGCAGGTGAAGTCTATCAAAGAACTAGGTGACCACGTGCAAAACTTGGTTAAGATGGGGGCCCCGGATTCTGGCCTGGCAGAGTACCTCTTTGACAAGCACACCCTTGGAGATGAAAACAATCAAAACTAA